One genomic region from Candidatus Endomicrobiellum trichonymphae encodes:
- a CDS encoding DUF5679 domain-containing protein yields the protein MAEARCMKCKKQVEVKDPQDVVMKNGIKAVSGVCPHCSTKVFKIVGKK from the coding sequence ATGGCAGAAGCGAGATGTATGAAATGCAAAAAACAGGTTGAAGTGAAAGATCCTCAAGACGTAGTGATGAAAAACGGCATTAAAGCCGTTTCGGGCGTGTGCCCTCATTGCTCAACTAAGGTTTTTAAAATTGTCGGCAAAAAATGA